ATTAATATTTATTATATTATTTAATATAGTTAAAGTTAAGAATACTATTATTCCTAAAAATAAATTAGTTAGTACATTAATAAAGGAGAAACTTATAAAATATTCTTTTTTAATCTCATACATATTTGCAACTAATGTAAACAATGAGGTTATTATTAAACTAATTCCATAACCATAAATGTTTATTTCTGGGATAGATACTAGGATATATATTAAAATTAATTCTATTAAGGCAGATAAAACTGAATTTCTTAAAACTATTTTTTGTTTTCCAAGACCATTTAATATACCAAAGGTTGTACTAGATACATATATAAAAGGAGCTGATAAAGCTGCAAATTTAATAAAAGGTGCTAAATCGTTTCTTTTGAAAAATAACTGCCCTAAGTTATCCGGTATGCTAAGGCAAATAAAAAGTGTGGACATACCTAGAACAAAAGATATATTTATAACTTGTGAAAAACGTCTTTGAAGCGATGAGAAATTTCCCTTACTTAAATTTTCTGATATATCTGGAACTAGTATAGTGGAAAGAGAACTCACTGCTATAAAGGGAAAGAAAATTATAGTAAATGCCATTCCAGAAAATTTACCTATTAAAGCTAATGCCTCTTCATGTAACAATCCACCATATATTAGTCGCTTAGGCAGCATTAAGGTAGACACTGTATATAAACCTGTGGTTAACATACCATTTATACAAAGAGGTAAAGAGATTGTTAATACTCCCCAAACAAGTTCTAGAGATTTTTTAGTGTTTTTATGATATACAGAATAATCACATTTACTTTTTTTATAAAATATGAATAAAAATATAAAACTAAAAAATTCTCCTATAGTTAAAGCCATATATGTTATAGTAACAGTTCTGGTTACATCAGTAAGTTTAAAATAAGATATAAGAGATACTATAACAATCATTCTAACAGCTTTTTCTAAAATATCTATAAGGGATGGAGTAAAAACTTTAGATATACCGTAAAAATATCCCTTTAAAATTGCAGATAAAGCTACAAAAATAATAGCAGGACATATAATCCAAAGGGAATATAGGGCTCTAGTATCTTTTATTATATTGTTACTTATTAGTGGTGAAAATAGAAATAGAATTAATGCTATAATTAAAGCCCAGAAAAAATCAAAGAATAATGAAACTTTTACAGATTTATGTAGATTTCCAAATTCTCTTTTTCCATTAAAATAGGCACATTGTTTTGACATAGCAGTAATCATTCCACCACAAACAACTACAGCGAAGAAATCATACACAGGCATTATTAGAGAATAAAGTCCAAGGCCCATGGCGCCTAAACTCTGGGATAAAATTATAGAAAACATAAATTTAAGTATTCCAGTTATAAAATTAGAACAAGTAAGTATAATTGAATTTTTAAAAAAAGCATCTTTATTCATAAAAATATCCTCACATATATTAATGTCATTAATATTTATGTGAGGAAGTAAAATTATATTCTTTATTTTAACGTCCGCTGGCTTTTAATATGTTATTTTGATGAGTTGTATCTATAGAATTGTTTACATGGCTTGTACTATTATAAAAATACATATCAAAATGTCCGGATACTCCGTTATTATATATATTAGTGGTAGAATGAGGCATACCAGTGACACTAACAGCTAATTGGTAGTAGCTATTACCTTGCTTAAAATATAACACCATAGGTCTTTTTTTACTCCAAGACCAAGAACCAAATATTCTTTTCATTGTATAAGTATCACTTTGAGTTAAAGGAATTATGTCTGCATGATTGGAACCACCATAATATTTCACATCGAAAGACATACCGGTGCTAATATCTTTTAAAGTTCCGATAGTATCCACAGTGAAAAGTCTTCTAGCATTTTCCCAGGTATAAATATCACCATAATAATTACTTTTCCTGGTAGCATAAATATTTATCCCTACAGGTTTAACTACAGTGGTTGAATTAATAGGAATAGTTAAAATTTGACCAGGCATTATGGTGTAGCTAGATAGTAAATTACTTTTATATATGGTTTCCATAGTAGTGTTAAATTTCTGAGAAATGCTCCATAAATTATCACCAAATTTAACTGTATAGTTTGTGGTTTGAATATTAGAATTTGCCACTGAAGAATCATTTACGATAAGTTTTTGACCAACATATATGTAGTTTGGATTAGATAAATTATTTAGATTAATAATTGAAGAAATTGTAGTGTTAAATGCTTTAGATATCTTCCAAAGAGTGTCGCCACTTTTTACACTATAACTTATGGTTTGGGCATGTACACTTATTGGAAAACTTAAAAGAAATGTTGTTAATAATATGCAAATTTTTTTGTTTTTCATAATTGCCTCCTTAATGCTTATAAGATTTGTAGAGTTATATAAAAAGTATAATATAAATTAAGAAAATTTTTTATAGTAGATAGAAGGCTGAATTGGCATATAAATGTAAAAAGCAATTTATATAATTGAAAAATTTAGCATTATGTTGTTTTGATTATATGTTCAGTATTGATGTATAATAATAAGTAATAACTAAATTATTTTAACTAAATAAAAATGAGAAAAATTATATTAGTTCATTAAAATTAGAAGCAGAGTAAATGTTTATCTAGGATTAAGGGCTAGAAGTTAACACATTTATGTTCTAAAGTTTATAGGCAGGAAAATATTTATAATTTGAAGTAAGTTTTTCTCATTTACAATATGGATGAAATAAGGAGATGTGATAGAAATGTTAAAATGTAGCGTATGTGGAATGATTATAAATGAAAAGAATTATAATATAAATAATAGCGGTATACCTGAAAAAAATAGCTTAAAAGAAATAAAATATTGTCCATTTTGTGGAGTACCTAATGAATACCTAGTTTCTTTAGATGAAAAAATTATAGAGGTTAATGATGGTAATTTGGATGAAAAGACTGAAAAAATATTAGATCATGCTATGAAATTGGAAGTATTTAATAGTGAATTTTATGAGGAAGCTGCACTTTTGGTAGAAAATGAAGAGGTTAAAAAAATGTTTCTTCACTTAGCTAAAATAGAATTTGTACATGCAAAAATTCATCAAAAGATGGCTGGATTTCAAGAACTTCCTAAATTGACTAAGTTAGATTACAGCAAGTATAAAGGGGATGGAGGAGATAGAGATTTATTGGAAATGGCAAGAAAGCGAGAAATGCATGCAGTAGAGTATTATAATAAGTATAGAAGAGATGTAAATGATGAGAATGTAGCGAAAATATTCAAGGCATTGTCAGAAGTCGAAAAAGATCATGTGGAGATGGAAGAAGAAGCACTTTAAACATATATTTTAATCTATATACATATTAATCTTTCCAATAAAATATATATAATTTAGGAATAATTATTTTGGAGAGGAATATGAAAAAGATAGTTAAGTGGGTTATTGTAATAATAGTATTGGCGATTTTAAGTTTCAATATGAATAGATATATTAATAATAAAATAGATATTAAATTTCTAGAGGAAAATTTTAATTGTCAATTACGTTTTAAAGGTTTAAAAGGTGCTAGAGACTTCTGTATTTCGGATAAAGGTGAATACTATATAGCTTACAAGGATAAAATTCAAGTTGTTAAAAGCAATGGCAATAGTTACTATTTATTTAAAGATAGAGATTTGAACATAAATAGTATAGCCTTATATAATAATAAATTGTATTATTCTTCGAAAAAGGCAATATATGAATATGATTTAGAAAAGAATAAGCGTAAAATTTTAATAGAAAAATTACCTAATTTTGGCGACTATTCTAATAGTAAAATAAAAATAGAAGGAAATAACTTATATGTGTCTATAGGAACGGCCACCAATTCTGGAATAGTTGGTGAGGATAATGATTGGCTGAGGGAACAACCATATAATTGCGATATTTCTCCCAAAACATGTATATTAAAAGGCAAGAATTTTGGTGATAAAAAAACAGGAGCTTTTGTACCTTATGGTACTTCTAATGTAAAGGGACAAATAATACCTGGACATTTTCCTGGTAACGGTAGCGTTTTAATATATAATTTAGATACAGGAACCCTTGAGAACTTTGCTTGGGGTATAAGAAATATAGAAGGAATGGAATTTAATAGTGAACACAAATTAATTGCCATTATAGGAGGTATGGAAGATAGAGGACTTAGACCCGTTAAAGGTGATGTAGATTATATATACCAAATAAAAAAAGGAATGTGG
The DNA window shown above is from Haloimpatiens massiliensis and carries:
- the spoVB gene encoding stage V sporulation protein B — its product is MNKDAFFKNSIILTCSNFITGILKFMFSIILSQSLGAMGLGLYSLIMPVYDFFAVVVCGGMITAMSKQCAYFNGKREFGNLHKSVKVSLFFDFFWALIIALILFLFSPLISNNIIKDTRALYSLWIICPAIIFVALSAILKGYFYGISKVFTPSLIDILEKAVRMIVIVSLISYFKLTDVTRTVTITYMALTIGEFFSFIFLFIFYKKSKCDYSVYHKNTKKSLELVWGVLTISLPLCINGMLTTGLYTVSTLMLPKRLIYGGLLHEEALALIGKFSGMAFTIIFFPFIAVSSLSTILVPDISENLSKGNFSSLQRRFSQVINISFVLGMSTLFICLSIPDNLGQLFFKRNDLAPFIKFAALSAPFIYVSSTTFGILNGLGKQKIVLRNSVLSALIELILIYILVSIPEINIYGYGISLIITSLFTLVANMYEIKKEYFISFSFINVLTNLFLGIIVFLTLTILNNIININNLIVKNIFLVILGFGIYIFSSSILYPILSHNHS
- a CDS encoding LysM peptidoglycan-binding domain-containing protein, with the protein product MKNKKICILLTTFLLSFPISVHAQTISYSVKSGDTLWKISKAFNTTISSIINLNNLSNPNYIYVGQKLIVNDSSVANSNIQTTNYTVKFGDNLWSISQKFNTTMETIYKSNLLSSYTIMPGQILTIPINSTTVVKPVGINIYATRKSNYYGDIYTWENARRLFTVDTIGTLKDISTGMSFDVKYYGGSNHADIIPLTQSDTYTMKRIFGSWSWSKKRPMVLYFKQGNSYYQLAVSVTGMPHSTTNIYNNGVSGHFDMYFYNSTSHVNNSIDTTHQNNILKASGR
- a CDS encoding ferritin-like domain-containing protein, with the protein product MLKCSVCGMIINEKNYNINNSGIPEKNSLKEIKYCPFCGVPNEYLVSLDEKIIEVNDGNLDEKTEKILDHAMKLEVFNSEFYEEAALLVENEEVKKMFLHLAKIEFVHAKIHQKMAGFQELPKLTKLDYSKYKGDGGDRDLLEMARKREMHAVEYYNKYRRDVNDENVAKIFKALSEVEKDHVEMEEEAL